A single window of Hyla sarda isolate aHylSar1 chromosome 2, aHylSar1.hap1, whole genome shotgun sequence DNA harbors:
- the LOC130357546 gene encoding olfactory receptor 52Z1P-like, whose amino-acid sequence MLNTTALHPDYFLLMGVPGLEESHLLLSIPFSIMYILALTGNSMLIFIIGTHKTLQQPMYLFLMMLAACDLLLSSTTVPKTLCIFWFNSYTISFTGCIFQTFSIHFNFGTESAILVSMAYDRYYAICHPLSYLTTFTGSFIRMMVILALLRSFGIITPIVYLLHRLPYEGSIVIEHTYCEHMSMARLATADILVNVVYGLVIAACSSGVDLILIIVSYVVIVRTVLRIRSSDARVKAFNTCVSHVCVITLFYIPAFFSFIAHRVGHKNISAQFHILFANLYVIVPPMMNPIICGVKTKEIRQRVVSMFCKVSW is encoded by the coding sequence ATGTTAAACACCACGGCCCTCCACCCGGACTACTTCCTCCTGATGGGCGTCCCCGGTCTAGAGGAATCCCACCTCCTGCTCTCCATCCCATTCTCTATCATGTATATCTTGGCTCTTACTGGAAACTCCATGTTAATCTTCATCATTGGAACCCATAAGACTCTCCAGCAGCCCATGTACCTGTTCCTGATGATGCTGGCCGCCTGTGACCTCCTCCTCAGCTCCACCACAGTACCCAAGACCCTCTGCATCTTCTGGTTTAACTCTTACACAATCTCCTTCACTGGTTGTATTTTTCAAACATTCTCCATTCATTTCAACTTTGGAACAGAGTCGGCCATCTTGGTGAGCATGGCCTATGATCGGTACTACGCCATTTGCCACCCTTTATCATACTTGACCACCTTCACTGGGTCCTTCATAAGGATGATGGTCATTTTGGCCCTTCTTAGAAGCTTTGGTATCATAACTCCCATCGTTTATCTCCTACACAGATTACCGTATGAAGGCAGCATTGTGATAGAGCACACGTATTGTGAGCACATGTCCATGGCTAGGCTCGCCACTGCCGATATACTGGTCAATGTAGTGTATGGACTCGTCATAGCTGCTTGTTCTTCTGGTGTAGACCTGATCCTCATAATCGTTTCATATGTTGTTATTGTCCGGACAGTTCTCAGAATTCGGTCCTCAGACGCTCGTGTCAAGGCCTTCAATACCTGTGTGTCTCACGTCTGTGTCATCACCCTCTTCTATATACCGGCCTTCTTCTCTTTTATAGCCCATAGAGTTGGCCATAAAAACATCTCCGCCCAGTTCCACATCCTCTTTGCCAATCTCTACGTCATTGTCCCTCCAATGATGAACCCGATCATCTGCGGGGTGAAAACGAAAGAGATCAGACAGCGGGTGGTGTCCATGTTCTGTAAAGTGTCctggtga